The proteins below are encoded in one region of Synchiropus splendidus isolate RoL2022-P1 chromosome 13, RoL_Sspl_1.0, whole genome shotgun sequence:
- the selenop2 gene encoding selenoprotein Pb — MSLPLLLWIYASLPGLLFGAHVSLLVEPDDAGSRICKPAPRWTINGESPMQGQLGRVVVVALLKASUQFCLTQSTKIGGLRDKLNRSNLTEVSFMIVNEREASSRAMYWELKRRAPPDVPVYQQAPFQENVWDILDGDKDDFLVYDRCGLLTFHVVLPYSFLHYPYIEAAIRATYLKNICNCSANATLSQDDSMTTAQTQPSSQMTTLPTVVADHSEPTEVSTGMNHVHHRPTTTPKLVKNRHHHHHHQHKTPHHHSHN, encoded by the exons ATgtcccttcctcttcttctgtggATCTACGCGAGCCTTCCTGGTCTGCTTTTTGGGGCCCATGTCTCCCTCCTGGTTGAACCGGATGATGCAGGATCCAGGATTTGCAAACCAGCCCCCCGCTGGACCATAAACGGGGAGTCACCCATGCAGGGGCAGCTGGGgagagtggtggtggtggccctGCTGAAGGCCAGCTGACAGTTCTGTCTCACTCAGTCCACCAA AATTGGGGGCCTGCGTGACAAACTGAACCGCAGCAACCTGACTGAGGTTTCCTTCATGATCGTGAACGAGCGCGAAGCATCTTCAAGAGCCATGTACTGGGAGCTGAAGAGGCGAGCGCCCCCCGACGTTCCTGTGTATCAGCAAGCTCCCTTCCAAGAAAATGTGTGGGATATTCTGGATGGCGACAAAGATGACTTCCTTGTTTATGACCG TTGTGGACTTCTCACCTTCCACGTTGTGCTGCCATACAGTTTCCTGCACTATCCCTACATAGAGGCTGCCATCCGAGCGACTTACTTAAAAAATATCTGCAACTGCTCG GCAAATGCTACTTTGTCCCAAGATGATAGTATGACGACGGCACAGACTCAACCTTCCTCACAGATGACTACACTGCCTACGGTTGTTGCAGACCATTCAGAGCCGACAGAGGTTTCTACTGGAATGAATCATGTCCACCATCGCCCCACCACCACACCAAAGTTGGTTAAAAACcgccaccaccatcatcatcatcagcacaaAACTCCTCATCACCACAGCCATAACTAA